A part of Sander vitreus isolate 19-12246 chromosome 8, sanVit1, whole genome shotgun sequence genomic DNA contains:
- the LOC144522242 gene encoding vesicular glutamate transporter 2.1-like: protein MEPGTEKAAPTTKEGIKQIAGKALGKIYRRLEKRQQTGDAIELTEDGRPRADQERKKPLCDCTCFGLPRRYIIAMLSGLGFCISFGIRCNLGVAIVSMVNNSTIHENGKIIITEKAKFNWGPETVGMIHGSFFWGYIVTQIPGGYISSRLAANRVFGAAIVLTSILNMFIPSAARTHYGCVIFVRILQGLVEGVTYPACHGIWSKWAPPLERSRLATISFCGSYAGAVIAMPLAGILVQYTGWPSVFYLYGCFGIFWYMFWVLVSYESPAEHPTITDEERRYIEESIGESAQLMGAMEKYKTPWRKFFTSMPVYAIIVANFCRSWTFYLLLISQPAYFEEVFGFEISKVGVVSALPHLVMTIVVPLGGQLADYLRTHNIMSTTMVRKIMNCGGFGMEATLLLVVGFSHSKGVAISFLVLAVGFSGFAISGFNVNHLDIAPRYASILMGISNGVGTLSGMVCPLIVGAMTKNKTREEWQYVFLIAALVHYGGVVFYGIFASGEKQPWADPEETSDEKCGFIDEDELAEETGDITQSYSAMGGPAKSYGATAQLNGGWVQDWDKTEEYVQEPAGKMYAERGYS from the exons GAGGTTGGAAAAGCGGCAGCAGACAGGTGATGCGATCGAGCTGACAGAGGATGGGAGACCCAGGGCGGACCAGGAGCGGAAGAAGCCCCTGTGTGACTGCACATGCTTCGGGCTTCCGCGCAGATACATCATCGCTATGCTGAGCGGGCTCGGCTTCTGCATCTCCTTCGGTATCCGGTGTAACTTGGGTGTGGCCATCGTCAGCATGGTCAATAACAGCACGATACATGAAAACGGCAAGATCATCATCACCGAG AAAGCGAAATTCAACTGGGGCCCAGAGACCGTGGGGATGATTCATGGCTCCTTCTTCTGGGGCTACATAGTTACTCAGATTCCAGGAGGATACATCTCCTCAAGACTGGCTGCAAACAG AGTTTTCGGTGCTGCCATTGTGCTGACATCCATCCTGAACATGTTCATTCCCTCTGCCGCCCGAACGCACTATGGATGTGTCATCTTTGTGAGGATATTACAAGGGTTGGTGGAG GGAGTGACTTATCCAGCCTGCCACGGGATCTGGAGTAAATGGGCTCCACCGCTGGAAAGAAGTCGTCTGGCAACCATCTCCTTCTGTG GATCATATGCTGGTGCAGTGATAGCCATGCCTCTGGCTGGGATCCTGGTCCAGTACACTGGATGGCCCTCTGTCTTCTATTTGTATG GATGCTTTGGGATATTTTGGTACATGTTCTGGGTCTTGGTGTCCTATGAGAGCCCAGCGGAGCACCCGACCATCACAGACGAGGAGCGGCGTTACATCGAGGAGAGCATCGGTGAAAGTGCTCAGCTGATGGGTGCAATGGAA AAATACAAGACCCCCTGGAGGAAATTCTTCACCTCCATGCCCGTCTATGCAATCATCGTGGCCAACTTCTGCAGGagctggaccttttatctgcttcTCATTAGCCAGCCTGCATACTTTGAAGAGGTGTTTGGCTTTGAAATCAGCAAG GTTGGTGTAGTGTCAGCGCTCCCTCACTTGGTCATGACCATCGTCGTGCCATTAGGAGGCCAGTTAGCGGACTATCTGCGGACCCACAACATCATGTCCACCACTATGGTCCGGAAAATCATGAACTGCGGAG GGTTCGGTATGGAAGCCACTCTCTTGTTGGTAGTTGGTTTTTCTCACAGTAAGGGGGTGGCCATCTCTTTTTTAGTTCTGGCGGTGGGTTTTAGTGGATTTGCAATATCAG GTTTCAATGTCAACCATCTAGACATCGCTCCTCGCTATGCCAGCATCCTCATGGGTATATCCAACGGGGTGGGTACCCTGTCAGGGATGGTCTGCCCTTTAATAGTGGGAGCCATGACAAAGAACAAA ACCCGGGAGGAGTGGCAGTATGTCTTCCTCATTGCTGCCCTGGTGCATTACGGGGGAGTGGTGTTTTATGGGATCTTTGCATCTGGGGAGAAACAGCCATGGGCTGACCCTGAAGAAACCAGCGATGAGAAGTGTGGTTTCATTGATGAGGATGAGCTTGCCGAAGAGACGGGGGACATTACGCAGAGTTACAGCGCGATGGGCGGTCCGGCTAAAAGCTACGGGGCCACTGCACAGCTCAACGGAGGCTGGGTGCAGGACTGGGATAAGACGGAGGAGTATGTACAGGAACCGGCCGGAAAGATGTATGCTGAGCGCGGCTACTCCTAA